Proteins encoded in a region of the Thermodesulfobacteriota bacterium genome:
- a CDS encoding addiction module protein, with protein MPATKKLVDEALSLPVEDRALIADSLLKSLNTPDPDIDKKWIELAKRRLGELRSGKVKPIPGNNVFDRIHERFAK; from the coding sequence ATGCCTGCCACTAAGAAACTTGTCGATGAAGCCCTTTCTCTTCCAGTCGAAGATCGGGCGCTTATCGCAGATTCCTTATTGAAAAGCCTTAACACGCCCGACCCTGACATTGATAAAAAATGGATAGAGTTAGCTAAACGGCGCCTTGGGGAACTTCGTTCAGGAAAAGTCAAACCGATTCCAGGTAATAATGTATTTGACAGGATTCATGAACGGTTTGCCAAATGA
- a CDS encoding type II toxin-antitoxin system RelE/ParE family toxin — protein MRYFFHPEAEAEFDAAVDYYEDCEPGLGYDFAVEVHATLENILSFPKAWPILEDDIRRCQTRRFPFGIIYAINEDVIFVLAVMHLHRDPEYWKSRL, from the coding sequence ATGAGATACTTTTTTCACCCTGAAGCCGAGGCCGAGTTTGACGCTGCTGTAGACTACTATGAAGATTGTGAGCCAGGTCTCGGTTACGATTTCGCAGTTGAGGTGCATGCCACCCTTGAGAACATTCTCAGTTTCCCAAAAGCTTGGCCTATACTTGAAGACGATATCCGGCGCTGCCAGACTCGACGTTTTCCTTTTGGCATTATCTATGCAATCAACGAAGATGTTATCTTCGTCCTTGCCGTTATGCACCTGCACAGAGATCCTGAATACTGGAAAAGTAGATTGTAG
- a CDS encoding dipeptide ABC transporter ATP-binding protein: MSDNLVVLNNLKKYFFIKEGFFSGKEVVVKAVDGVNLQIKRGEILGLVGESGCGKSTMGRLVLKLEEPTRGEIYFDGENITSSNGERMRELRKDMQIIFQDPYSSLNPRKTVGKIIEEPFIIHNVGNKKERKERVKYLLEVVGLRPEYIDRYPHEFSGGQRQRIGIARALSLNPKLIVADEPVSALDVSIQAQVINLLEKLQEDFNLTYLFIAHDLSVVEYVSNRVAVMYLGRIVELSDSHVLYNDPEHPYTEALLSAVPVPDPTLKKERIILEGDPPSPITPPSGCHFHTRCRYKTEVCKEEYPVFKEAAPGHFVACHLRG; this comes from the coding sequence ATGTCTGATAATCTTGTGGTTCTGAATAATTTGAAGAAATACTTCTTTATAAAGGAGGGGTTTTTTTCTGGAAAAGAAGTTGTCGTAAAGGCTGTTGATGGTGTAAACCTTCAAATCAAAAGAGGTGAAATCCTGGGATTGGTGGGAGAGAGTGGATGCGGAAAGTCAACTATGGGAAGATTGGTGCTCAAATTGGAAGAACCCACAAGGGGAGAGATATACTTTGATGGTGAAAACATCACCTCCAGCAACGGAGAGAGAATGAGGGAATTGCGAAAAGATATGCAAATCATCTTTCAGGACCCTTATTCTTCTCTGAATCCTCGTAAGACGGTGGGTAAGATTATTGAGGAACCCTTTATTATTCACAATGTTGGAAATAAAAAAGAGAGGAAGGAAAGGGTTAAATATCTGCTGGAAGTAGTGGGGTTAAGACCCGAATACATAGACAGGTATCCCCATGAATTCAGCGGAGGGCAGCGACAGCGCATCGGGATAGCAAGGGCACTTAGTTTAAACCCAAAGTTGATAGTAGCTGATGAGCCGGTCTCTGCTTTGGATGTTTCTATTCAAGCGCAGGTAATCAACCTTCTGGAGAAGCTTCAAGAGGATTTTAATCTGACTTATCTGTTTATTGCCCATGACCTGAGTGTAGTTGAATATGTGAGCAATAGAGTAGCAGTTATGTATCTAGGAAGGATAGTGGAGTTATCAGATAGTCACGTTCTTTATAATGATCCGGAACACCCCTATACAGAGGCATTGTTATCCGCTGTGCCTGTTCCTGATCCTACCCTTAAGAAAGAGAGGATTATTTTGGAAGGAGATCCTCCAAGCCCGATAACTCCGCCCTCTGGCTGTCATTTTCATACCAGATGTCGTTATAAAACAGAGGTCTGTAAAGAGGAATATCCTGTTTTTAAAGAGGCAGCTCCCGGACACTTTGTTGCATGTCATCTCAGGGGCTAA